A single bacterium HR11 DNA region contains:
- the sigR_1 gene encoding ECF RNA polymerase sigma factor SigR codes for MDPFWLEYTDSLYRYAVRLTGDREEARDLVQETFLRFIGKGRVPRPDANVKAYLFTVLRHLWHREQRRKFNRRLVLLRFFRRHRAEAWESEELAGVPEAWSDPELQILREADTQLVRAALAALPLPFQEVLLLREVEDLAYQDIARVLDLPVGTVMSRLHRARALLKRALIDLQVSRRENPDGVRPMASSDSTLH; via the coding sequence ATGGACCCCTTCTGGCTGGAGTACACGGATAGCCTGTACCGGTATGCCGTGCGCTTGACGGGCGACCGGGAGGAGGCTCGGGACCTGGTCCAGGAAACCTTCCTGCGGTTTATCGGGAAGGGACGCGTGCCCCGGCCGGATGCCAACGTGAAGGCCTACCTCTTTACGGTCCTGCGGCATTTGTGGCACCGTGAACAGCGACGAAAATTCAACCGACGTTTGGTACTCCTCCGGTTCTTTCGGCGTCACCGGGCCGAGGCCTGGGAATCCGAAGAACTGGCGGGCGTCCCGGAGGCCTGGAGCGACCCGGAACTGCAGATCCTGCGAGAAGCCGATACCCAGTTGGTCCGAGCGGCCCTGGCGGCCCTGCCCTTGCCCTTCCAGGAGGTCCTCCTCTTGCGGGAAGTCGAGGACCTGGCTTATCAAGATATCGCTCGCGTCTTGGACCTGCCGGTCGGGACCGTCATGTCCCGCCTTCATCGGGCCCGAGCGCTTCTCAAGAGGGCGTTGATCGACCTGCAAGTCTCGAGGAGAGAGAACCCCGATGGCGTGCGACCTATGGCGTCGTCGGATTCAACGTTACATTGA